The following proteins are co-located in the Microbulbifer sp. VAAF005 genome:
- a CDS encoding rhodanese-like domain-containing protein, with product MSSAVSRVPAANSQDALNHFQNLLSFETDCWDVHHAVSQNRKDFVLLDVRGEEAYKNGHIQTAESLPYSRINKDKLSEYPSDTLFVVYCAGPHCNATEKAAIRLATLNRPVKKMIGGITGWLDEGFTLIQETAKSI from the coding sequence ATGAGCTCAGCCGTAAGTAGAGTGCCCGCTGCCAACAGCCAAGATGCGCTAAACCACTTTCAAAACCTCCTATCTTTTGAAACAGACTGCTGGGATGTACACCACGCAGTCAGCCAGAATCGCAAGGATTTCGTACTTTTAGATGTGCGAGGTGAAGAGGCCTATAAAAATGGACATATACAAACGGCTGAGTCCTTACCATACAGCCGTATCAATAAAGACAAGCTGAGCGAATACCCTTCAGATACTTTATTTGTTGTCTATTGTGCAGGCCCTCACTGTAATGCGACAGAAAAAGCAGCTATCAGGCTGGCCACACTTAACAGGCCGGTCAAGAAAATGATCGGCGGCATCACCGGATGGTTAGATGAAGGGTTTACCCTCATCCAAGAAACAGCCAAATCAATTTAA
- the csrA gene encoding carbon storage regulator CsrA has product MLILKRRTGEHLRIGANVSVTVLEVKGNQVKIGISAPKSLPIHREEVYVRIKKKQKVEA; this is encoded by the coding sequence ATGTTGATTTTAAAGCGACGGACAGGTGAGCATCTAAGAATCGGAGCAAATGTCTCAGTCACAGTGCTGGAGGTAAAAGGTAATCAAGTTAAGATAGGTATAAGTGCACCCAAGTCACTGCCTATCCACCGTGAAGAAGTCTATGTGAGGATCAAAAAGAAACAGAAAGTGGAGGCTTGA